A window from Ignavibacteriota bacterium encodes these proteins:
- a CDS encoding tyrosine-type recombinase/integrase, translating to MNIKFYLEQKKNRTGKHTIWCFIREKNRTLPLNTGEKIQPEFWDVNQHRANELKTKDKMMKGMLYGLNNYLNMYENRIREIIRDSKIRNFNADFDDIAQEIKTAFSNKTRNFFDDFDDFISAKSTQVSKSTMKKYMQTKKHLKDFENDMGIKISYSKINLLFFDKFYPYLISNKNFIDNTANKTISFLKVFMNWAVERELTKNTDFRNFKIKYNKNDIVYLTEQELMNLYDIKLENERLTRVRDVFCFQCFTGQRYSDIEKISILDIKNGIWRFRAIKTGEILEVPLNHYALSILEKYRGWESPLPIISNQKMNEYIKELCKVAKITTHVKVSKIKANKIVEEILPKYNLIGTHTARRTFISLSLKNGMKPDYIMKVVGHSDYRMMKRYLAIDNSEVRNEMDKAWGSSLRLVKKN from the coding sequence ATGAATATTAAATTTTACCTTGAACAGAAAAAAAATAGAACTGGGAAACATACTATTTGGTGTTTTATTAGGGAAAAGAATAGGACATTACCATTAAATACTGGAGAAAAGATTCAACCAGAATTTTGGGATGTTAATCAGCATAGAGCAAATGAATTAAAAACAAAAGATAAAATGATGAAAGGAATGTTGTACGGACTCAATAATTACTTAAATATGTATGAAAATAGAATTAGAGAAATTATTCGAGACTCAAAAATTAGAAATTTTAATGCAGATTTTGATGATATTGCTCAAGAAATAAAGACAGCATTTTCAAATAAAACACGAAACTTTTTTGATGATTTTGACGATTTCATTTCAGCTAAATCAACTCAGGTTTCTAAAAGTACTATGAAAAAATATATGCAAACAAAAAAACATCTTAAAGATTTTGAGAATGATATGGGCATAAAAATATCTTACTCAAAAATAAATCTATTATTTTTTGATAAATTTTATCCGTATTTAATTAGTAATAAAAACTTTATTGATAATACTGCGAATAAAACTATTAGCTTTCTTAAAGTATTTATGAATTGGGCAGTTGAAAGAGAGTTAACAAAAAATACTGATTTTAGAAATTTTAAGATTAAATATAATAAAAATGATATAGTTTATTTAACAGAACAAGAGCTAATGAATTTATATGATATAAAACTAGAGAATGAAAGGTTAACTAGAGTAAGAGATGTTTTTTGTTTCCAATGTTTTACAGGGCAGAGATATTCAGATATTGAAAAAATATCTATCTTAGATATTAAAAACGGGATTTGGAGATTTAGAGCCATTAAGACTGGAGAAATTTTGGAAGTACCACTAAACCATTATGCCCTTTCAATTTTAGAAAAATATCGTGGTTGGGAATCTCCATTACCAATTATAAGTAATCAAAAAATGAATGAGTATATTAAAGAACTTTGTAAAGTTGCCAAGATTACAACTCATGTTAAAGTATCAAAAATAAAAGCAAATAAAATTGTAGAGGAAATTTTACCAAAATATAATCTTATAGGAACACATACAGCAAGAAGAACATTTATTTCATTATCTTTAAAAAATGGCATGAAACCAGATTATATTATGAAAGTTGTCGGTCACTCAGATTATAGGATGATGAAAAGATATTTAGCAATAGACAATTCTGAAGTAAGAAATGAAATGGATAAAGCTTGGGGAAGTTCTCTAAGATTAGTTAAAAAGAATTAG